Proteins co-encoded in one Nonlabens agnitus genomic window:
- the trpC gene encoding indole-3-glycerol phosphate synthase TrpC has product MEDILKKITDQTRENLGKRKEKVSLDDLRQMPHYIRKTISMRNAIANGSGIIAEHKRQSPSKGSFNCPATIKDVVKGYEAAGVSAISCLTDEPFFGGTLQDLIDARESVSIPILRKDFMIDLYQIHEARAYGADAILLIAACLNDEELKTMAAEALNLQLDILFEVHDLEELNRVKHVTESLLIGKFMIGVNNRDLKRFKTDIQNSKDLLPHFPEDVLAISESGISDPAIVKELAGLGYKGFLIGENFMKTNDPGHSCSEFIKAIQS; this is encoded by the coding sequence TTGGAAGACATACTTAAAAAAATAACCGATCAAACACGAGAAAACCTTGGAAAACGCAAGGAAAAAGTTTCTTTAGATGATCTAAGACAAATGCCACACTACATTCGTAAGACCATCTCTATGCGCAATGCGATCGCTAACGGTAGTGGGATCATAGCAGAGCATAAACGGCAAAGCCCATCAAAAGGTTCCTTTAATTGCCCAGCAACAATCAAAGACGTTGTAAAAGGATATGAGGCCGCAGGTGTAAGCGCCATCAGTTGTTTGACTGATGAACCCTTCTTTGGTGGTACTCTACAAGATCTTATAGACGCCAGGGAAAGCGTTAGCATTCCTATCCTGCGCAAGGATTTTATGATCGATCTATATCAAATTCATGAGGCCAGAGCCTATGGCGCCGATGCTATTTTACTTATCGCTGCCTGCCTCAATGATGAGGAATTGAAGACCATGGCCGCAGAAGCTCTCAATCTGCAGCTTGACATATTGTTTGAAGTACATGATTTAGAAGAATTGAATCGCGTGAAGCACGTAACAGAGTCATTATTGATCGGTAAATTCATGATAGGTGTCAACAATCGTGACTTAAAACGCTTCAAAACTGATATCCAAAACAGTAAGGATCTTTTACCCCATTTTCCTGAAGACGTTTTGGCCATTTCTGAAAGCGGAATTTCAGATCCGGCGATAGTCAAGGAATTGGCTGGATTGGGATATAAAGGATTTTTGATAGGTGAAAACTTCATGAAAACCAACGATCCAGGTCATAGTTGTAGCGAATTTATAAAAGCGATACAATCATGA
- the trpD gene encoding anthranilate phosphoribosyltransferase codes for MKEILNELFEHKTLSRKRAHDILTAITAGEVNDSQIAAFLTVYGMRSVTVDELAGFRDAMLEQALLIDLEKYNPIDLCGTGGDGKNTFNISTLASFVTAGAGVKVAKHGNYGVSSVSGSSNVMESMGFKFTNDFDTLEKQIDEANICFLHAPLFHPAMKAVAPIRRALGIKTFFNMLGPLVNPARPKLQSVGVFNLQLARNYEYLFQNEEGKRYAILHAHDGYDEVSLTGKTRIAGNNGVTDVKPADFNLSQLTLEQISGGESLEEAATIFKNVLENNATDAQKSVVLANAATAIAVAQQVSLIEAVGKARESLESGKALECFEKLLSLQ; via the coding sequence ATGAAGGAAATACTCAACGAATTATTTGAACACAAAACGCTTTCGCGAAAGCGTGCTCACGACATCCTTACTGCCATCACCGCAGGTGAGGTCAACGATTCCCAGATTGCTGCTTTCCTTACTGTGTATGGAATGCGTAGCGTTACCGTGGATGAGCTGGCTGGATTTCGTGATGCCATGTTGGAGCAGGCCTTACTAATAGATCTAGAGAAATACAATCCTATAGATTTATGTGGTACCGGTGGCGATGGCAAGAATACCTTCAACATAAGCACGCTGGCAAGTTTTGTAACGGCTGGTGCTGGAGTTAAGGTAGCCAAACATGGTAACTATGGCGTAAGCTCAGTGAGCGGTTCCAGTAATGTGATGGAATCCATGGGCTTTAAGTTCACTAATGATTTTGACACCCTAGAAAAGCAAATTGACGAAGCAAACATCTGTTTTCTTCATGCGCCGTTGTTTCACCCAGCGATGAAAGCGGTAGCGCCTATAAGAAGAGCACTAGGAATCAAAACGTTTTTCAATATGTTAGGGCCGTTGGTGAATCCTGCGAGACCTAAATTACAAAGTGTTGGTGTCTTCAATTTACAGCTAGCCAGAAATTACGAATACCTTTTCCAAAACGAAGAAGGAAAACGATACGCCATACTCCATGCACACGATGGTTATGATGAGGTGAGCTTGACGGGAAAAACAAGAATCGCGGGCAACAATGGTGTCACTGACGTCAAACCAGCAGATTTTAACTTGTCTCAACTAACTTTAGAGCAAATATCTGGCGGTGAGTCACTGGAAGAAGCAGCTACGATATTTAAAAACGTTTTGGAAAATAATGCTACTGATGCTCAAAAGTCTGTGGTACTGGCAAATGCGGCCACAGCCATTGCTGTTGCTCAGCAAGTTTCCTTGATAGAAGCTGTTGGTAAGGCGCGTGAGTCACTGGAATCTGGGAAAGCACTGGAGTGTTTTGAAAAATTGCTAAGCCTTCAATAA
- a CDS encoding anthranilate synthase component I family protein — MKVFKPTTSHQTVLADTMTPVGIYMRLRDKYPGSILLESNEYGQRSNSFSFICCSPVATFEIDYDKVSIATPDGKIDEQDFSTDYDLVKGLENFKNLFDPGATEFPFPTNGLFGYLSYDAVQLFENIEFSKEKIIDEEAIPLVHYQVFQNVLVFDHYHNQLYVFDHVYEKGTSKMENLINIIQHRDIAKYDFFTDGAEESEMTDADFKHLVEKGKDHCKRGDVFQIVLSRKFIQAYKGDDFNVYRQLRAINPSPYLFYFDYGNFRIFGSSPEAQLLIKNEKVSIQPIAGTYKRTGNDAADLAAAKELKNDPKETAEHIMLVDLARNDLSRHAREVQVTDYQNIHFYSHVIHMVSTVTGVIEEEDRIPLIGDTFPAGTLSGAPKFRAMQLIDKYEKSARQFYGGAIGYLGFDGSFNHAIVIRTILSSNNKMQFRAGAGVVVESNLENETQEVYNKTNALRKAIQQANLK; from the coding sequence ATGAAAGTTTTTAAACCTACTACTTCCCACCAAACAGTCCTGGCAGATACGATGACGCCTGTGGGCATCTACATGCGACTGCGGGACAAATATCCTGGCAGTATTTTGCTGGAGAGTAATGAATACGGACAACGCAGTAACAGCTTCTCTTTTATTTGCTGTAGTCCTGTAGCAACCTTTGAGATTGACTATGATAAGGTCTCTATCGCAACACCAGATGGTAAGATAGATGAGCAGGATTTTTCTACAGATTATGATCTCGTAAAAGGGCTTGAGAATTTCAAAAATTTATTTGACCCTGGAGCGACAGAGTTTCCTTTTCCCACGAATGGGCTTTTTGGGTACCTTAGTTATGATGCGGTACAGCTGTTTGAAAATATCGAATTCTCTAAAGAAAAAATCATTGATGAGGAAGCTATCCCATTAGTGCATTATCAGGTATTCCAAAATGTGCTGGTCTTTGATCATTATCACAATCAACTATATGTTTTTGATCATGTTTATGAAAAAGGTACTTCAAAAATGGAGAACCTCATCAACATCATACAGCATAGAGACATCGCAAAATATGATTTCTTCACTGATGGTGCTGAAGAATCAGAAATGACAGATGCCGATTTCAAACATCTAGTAGAAAAGGGCAAGGACCACTGCAAGCGAGGTGATGTTTTCCAGATTGTTCTTTCCAGAAAGTTTATCCAAGCTTACAAAGGTGATGACTTCAATGTATATCGCCAGTTGCGAGCGATCAATCCTAGCCCATATTTGTTCTACTTTGATTATGGAAATTTTAGAATCTTCGGCTCTTCGCCAGAAGCTCAATTACTCATAAAAAATGAAAAAGTGAGCATCCAGCCTATTGCAGGTACCTACAAAAGAACTGGCAATGATGCAGCAGATCTAGCTGCCGCCAAGGAATTAAAAAACGACCCAAAAGAAACGGCAGAACATATCATGCTGGTGGATCTTGCTCGCAATGATTTAAGTCGTCACGCTCGTGAAGTACAAGTGACTGACTATCAAAATATTCATTTCTATTCTCATGTAATTCACATGGTAAGCACAGTCACTGGTGTGATTGAGGAAGAAGACCGTATACCGCTTATAGGCGATACTTTTCCAGCAGGCACATTAAGTGGTGCTCCTAAATTTAGAGCCATGCAGCTTATTGATAAGTATGAAAAATCTGCTAGACAATTTTACGGTGGCGCCATAGGTTACCTAGGTTTTGACGGTAGTTTCAACCATGCCATCGTCATAAGAACCATTCTATCCAGTAATAATAAGATGCAATTTAGAGCTGGTGCTGGAGTAGTTGTGGAAAGCAATCTAGAAAACGAAACCCAAGAAGTTTACAATAAAACAAATGCCTTGAGAAAGGCGATCCAACAAGCAAATTTGAAATGA
- a CDS encoding anthranilate synthase component II: MNKKSNILVIDNYDSFTYNLVHYLEDLEANVTVMRNDKIAPEECLTYDAIILSPGPGVPREAGKLMEIIDTVKDTVPILGICLGHQAITEAFGGTIINLEKVYHGIATVMQHDNSAFFDGVDKQFEAGRYHSWNAQESDFPDVLQITARDENGQIMALKHKDLPIYGVQFHPESVMTPQGKTMLKNFLATL; the protein is encoded by the coding sequence ATGAATAAAAAGTCCAACATACTGGTAATCGACAATTACGATTCATTTACCTACAATCTCGTCCACTATCTGGAAGATCTTGAGGCAAATGTCACCGTGATGAGGAATGATAAGATTGCACCAGAAGAATGTTTAACCTACGACGCCATCATTCTTTCACCTGGTCCTGGCGTTCCTAGAGAAGCTGGAAAATTGATGGAGATTATTGACACGGTAAAAGACACGGTTCCCATATTGGGGATTTGTCTGGGACATCAGGCCATTACCGAAGCCTTTGGCGGTACGATTATCAATCTAGAAAAAGTATATCACGGTATTGCCACTGTTATGCAGCACGATAATAGTGCATTCTTTGATGGTGTGGACAAACAATTTGAAGCAGGTCGCTATCACTCCTGGAACGCCCAGGAATCTGATTTCCCAGACGTACTTCAAATCACCGCCCGAGATGAAAACGGTCAGATCATGGCCCTGAAGCATAAGGATCTACCCATTTATGGAGTACAATTTCACCCAGAAAGCGTCATGACGCCACAGGGAAAAACCATGCTCAAAAACTTTTTAGCAACACTCTAG